In one Ananas comosus cultivar F153 linkage group 12, ASM154086v1, whole genome shotgun sequence genomic region, the following are encoded:
- the LOC109718670 gene encoding sugar carrier protein C-like yields MAGGVVVSASGGKEYPGKMTLFVFLTCFVASSGGLIFGYDLGISGGVTSMDSFLLKFFPSVYHKEKEDVSTNQYCKFDSELLTLFTSSLYLAALVASFFAATVTRVFGRKWSMFGGGITFLAGAVINGAAESVFMLILGRILLGIGVGFANQSVPLYLSEMAPPKLRGMLNIGFQLMITIGILAANLINYATAKIAGGWGWRVSLGLAAVPAVVIALGALLLPDTPNSLIERGHAEQARSMLSKIRGTDDVQEEYDDLVAASEESKTIKHPWKNILEKKYRPALTMAILIPFFQQLTGINVIMFYAPVLFKTIGFEDDAALMSAVITGLVNMFATFVSIATVDRVGRRALFLQGGTQMLICQIVVGTLIGFQFGTSGVGANLSRGYASCVVLFICVYVAGFAWSWGPLGWLVPSEIFPLEIRSAGQSINVSVNMFFTFIIGQAFLTLLCRLKFGLFYFFGGWVLVMTIFIGLFLPETKNVPIEEMVLAWKKHWFWGKFISDDDIHVGKKTSTFGA; encoded by the exons ATGGCGGGCGGTGTAGTCGTCAGTGCTTCCGGAGGGAAGGAGTACCCAGGCAAGATGACGCTCTTTGTATTCCTCACCTGCTTCGTGGCCTCCTCCGGTGGTCTCATTTTCGGCTATGATCTCGGCATTTCCG GGGGAGTGACATCGATGGATTCGTTCCTGCTAAAATTCTTTCCTTCCGTGTACCATAAGGAGAAGGAGGATGTGAGCACGAATCAGTACTGCAAGTTCGACAGCGAGCTATTGACTCTGTTCACATCCTCGCTTTACTTGGCCGCATTGGTAGCATCGTTCTTCGCAGCGACAGTGACGAGGGTGTTTGGAAGGAAGTGGTCCATGTTTGGTGGAGGCATCACCTTTTTGGCGGGTGCAGTCATCAATGGTGCAGCTGAGAGCGTGTTCATGCTTATCCTCGGTCGCATCCTTCTCGGCATTGGCGTTGGCTTCGCCAATCAG TCTGTGCCGCTATACCTCTCTGAGATGGCTCCGCCGAAACTCCGCGGGATGCTCAACATTGGCTTCCAACTTATGATCACGATCGGAATTTTGGCCGCCAACCTCATCAACTATGCAACTGCGAAGATCGCCGGAGGTTGGGGCTGGCGCGTCAGCTTAGGACTCGCCGCGGTCCCTGCCGTCGTCATTGCCCTCGGCGCTCTTCTCCTCCCCGACACCCCAAACTCGCTCATCGAGCGAGGGCATGCCGAACAGGCGAGATCAATGCTCTCGAAGATCCGTGGCACCGACGACGTTCAAGAGGAGTATGATGACCTTGTGGCCGCAAGTGAGGAGTCAAAGACCATCAAGCACCCGTGGAAGAACATATTGGAGAAAAAGTACAGGCCGGCACTCACTATGGCTATTCTCATTCCCTTCTTCCAGCAGCTTACCGGGATCAATGTGATCATGTTCTATGCTCCCGTTCTCTTCAAGACCATTGGCTTCGAAGACGATGCCGCACTCATGTCCGCTGTTATTACAGGCCTCGTCAACATGTTTGCTACCTTTGTCTCTATAGCCACTGTCGACAGAGTCGGCCGCAGGGCACTCTTCTTACAGGGTGGCACCCAAATGCTCATATGCCAG ATCGTTGTGGGGACCTTGATTGGATTCCAATTCGGGACAAGCGGTGTTGGTGCCAATCTATCCAGGGGATATGCGAGCTGTGTGGTGCTCTTCATCTGCGTGTACGTAGCCGGCTTCGCGTGGTCGTGGGGCCCCCTCGGCTGGCTGGTCCCCAGCGAGATCTTCCCCCTCGAAATCCGATCCGCCGGCCAAAGCATTAACGTGTCGGTGAACATGTTCTTCACCTTCATAATTGGACAGGCATTCCTCACCTTGCTCTGCCGCTTGAAGTTCGGCCTCTTCTACTTCTTCGGCGGTTGGGTGCTTGTCATGACCATCTTCATCGGCTTATTCCTGCCGGAGACCAAGAACGTGCCAATTGAAGAGATGGTCCTCGCATGGAAGAAGCATTGGTTCTGGGGCAAGTTCATCTCCGACGATGATATCCATGTTGGCAAGAAAACTAGCACGTTCGGTGCGTGA